Below is a genomic region from Rubrivirga sp. SAORIC476.
CCCGAGACGAGCCCCCACTAGCGAGCACCGCTCAAACCCAGCATCAACTAAGTCAGAATGAGTGATTTTAGCTCCGTCTAACTTGCAATCAACGAACCACGCATTCCGAATCGTGGACGACATTAGAAAGCAGTTTGAGAAGTCGTACCCGTACAGGCTTGGCAAGTCGTATGGATCATCGGAGGGAAAGGCATCCATGAAGGACAGCCCTGCCATGTAAGGCTCAGTCCCTAGCGAACCCCTCTCAGCATTCCAAGCCTCGGCACCACGTCGGAGCAATTCGACTGCAGGCCGGATACGGTCTTCATCGGACTGCGGACGTCGCCTCATGAGTAATAGTCGTTGCTGGGCAAAGACTCGCCCTCAATCTCGAGAAGGTTCGAGGCCGCAGAACAGGGGGCCGTTCTGCGGCCGCCCTATCACTCTGCGGCTCGGTCCTCAGACCACGGGTCGTCTAGCTCGATAAATAGGTTGTTCAGTCCTCCTCGGAGAGCTGGGTACACGAAATCAACCGAGCCCTTATCGACGTTCTCCTGAACGTGCTTCACGAACTCGGAGCCGTAGTTAACCCGGACCAGAACTGGGTCGTCGTTCGTCGAACGACCATCGGCTACCCGTTCCTCAAGTTCCTCTATCAGGGAACGAACGGTGCGTTGCTTGGGCTGCGCCATGGAATTAGAGTCAGTGTTTATGCAGGTGCGGGCAGTAGGCCGCAGAACCAGTGATTATGCGGAATGCACAGTCACCAGACCTGGTGACCTCTCACCAAATATAGACATCTCTCACTCCACCTAGTGACTCACCTGCCTCGGGGCCGTGGGGGATCTCTTCCCCCGTGGGGGAGGAGAAGGACTAGCCATGTCGGCGTCCGACATGCCCGCCTCGGTGCCGAGGCGGGGCTAGCTGAGCAGTTCGGTCAGCTGGAGCAGGTCGTAGTCCACGTCCTTCTTGCGGCTCCAGACGTTGCGCATGGGCGTCAGCTTGAGGTCGTTGTTGACGATGCCGACCATCACGCCGTCGTGGCCCTCCATGAGCGCCTCGACGGCCGCCGCACCGAGGCGGGAGGCCAGGACGCGGTCGCGGGCGGTGGGCGAGCCGCCGCGCTGGATGTGGCCGAGCACCGAGACGCGCGTGTCGATGCGGTCGAAGGCGGGGTCCTGCGCGAGCGCCTGGCGGATCATGTGGGCGCCGCCGAGTTCGTCGCCCTCAGCCACGACCACGATGCTGGACCGGCTCTGACTCGCCATCAGCGACAGGATGCGGTCCTTGATGGCGACCACGTCGGTCATCATCTCCGGAATCAACACCAGTTCGGCGCCGCCGCCGATGCCGCAGGCGAGCGCGATGAAGCCCGTGTCGCGGCCCATCACCTCGACCAGGAACAGCCGGTCGTGCGCGTCGGCCGTGTCGCGGATCTTGTCGATCGAGTCGAGGGCCGTGTTGAGGGCGGTGTCGAAGCCGATGGTCTCGTCGGTTCCGAAGAGGTCGTTGTCGATGGTGCCGGGGCAGCCGACGACGGCGATGCCGTGCTCGTGGGCGAGGTGCGTCGCGCCCTGGAGCGTGCCGTCGCCGCCGATGGCGATGAGCGCGTCGATGCCGACCTCGCGGAGCTTCGCGGCGGCCTCGGCGCGGCCCTCGGGCGTCCGGAAGCGGTCCGAGCGGGCGCTCTTGAGGATCGTGCCGCCCATCTGGAGGATGTTGGACACCGACTGCTTGTCCATCTCGACGAAGTCGCCGTCGATCATGCCGGCGTAGCCGCGCTTGATGCCGTACACCTCCAGCCCCTCGGCCAGGGCGCAGCGGACGGATGCCCGGATGCAGGCGTTCATGCCGGGGGAGTCGCCGCCGGAGGTGAACACGCCGATTCGCTTGAGGTCCATGTCGAGCCCAGAGGGTGAGGTGGCAAGATCGGACCGAAGGCGGGGTCGTGAGAAGAGGAGCCGCCGAGAAGAGGAGAAGAGAGACCCGTAGCGGTGCTCCACGGGTCGGGCGAGGGCTCCCGCGTCGGCGCCTCCTGGACCGTCGGCCTCTACCCTTCCTGCCTCGGGTCGAGGGGGCGCACGACCACCACGCCGATCTGGCTGGAGATGCCCTGCACGTAGCTGGCGAGGTCGTCGGAGATCTTGACCTCGTCGGACGAGAGCGACGCGTGCATGAAGCCGGTGTGGGCGGCCGTCTTGTGGACGAAGCCGGTGTGCGTCACGTCCAGCCCGCCGATGCGCGTCGCAGTCGCGATGATGTCGCCCGCCTGCATGCCGTCGTAGGCGCCCGCGATCCGGTTCTGGGGGATGTAGAACAGCTCGGCGCCTGCCAGCGACGCCTCCATGTCGAGAATGCAGGCGTAGGTCGAGTCGGACGCCATGCGCGGGTACGCGTCGCGGTGCTCGCCCATGAAGGTGAGCCGCTTCTCGAAGGCCTCGCCCCCGATGGCCGCAGTGATGTTGTCGAGCGTGCCGCGGCGCGCGTTGTCGCGGATCCAGTCGGAGAAGTAGTGGAGGCGCGAGCAGTAGCCGTCGAGGTCGCCGTCCCGGTAGCGGAGCGTCCGGACGCCGTCGGCGTAGGCCTGGTAGTCGGTCTCGCCGAGGGCGATCATGCGCGACAGCGACAGCACGTTCTCGATGTAGAGCACGCAGTCGAAGGCGGTCAGGTCGACGACGAGCGTCTCGGACTCGGGCGCGTCCAGCATCCCGGCGACGTAGGGCTGGCCGAGCAACTGCTCGCCGACCCACTGGACGATCTCGCCATACGGACGCGCGGCGACACCCTGCGCGGCGGCGTCGTTCAGGATGCGCCGGAAGACGGCCATCGTCTCCGGGTCGGCCGCCTCGGTGGTGTCGGCGGGGAGGTCGGCGTCGGAGAGCGGCGCCGCGTTGGAGGCCGGAGGCGCGGCCGGAAGGACCTCGGCGTCGGCGACGGTCGTCGGGCGGGCGTCGGGCTCGGCGGCCTGCTGGCCGCACGACGCGCCGAGGGCGGACAGGCTGAGGGCGAGGACGAGGCGGAGCATGGCGCGGGCGGTGGGACGGTCGGTGAACGCCCGATCCACCGGAGTGGTGCCGAGGCGGGCGGAGTCGCAAGATCGGAACGCGCCCTCCCCTGCCCTCACCCGCGGCGGATTTCCTTCTCCACGCGGCGGTCGATGGCGTGCCAGTCGGCCGCGGTGGTCATCGCCACGGCGAGGCGCCGCTCGAACGCCGAGCGCGGGATCTCGACCACGCCGAACCGCGCGAGGTGGCCAGTCGACATCTGGGTGTCGAGCAGCACGAAGCCGCCCGCGCGCAGCCGCTCGACCAGGTGCACCAGCGCCACCTTCGAGGCGTCGCGGACGCGCGTCACCATGCTCTCGCCGAAGAAGGCGCCGTTCAGCGCCACGCCGTACAGGCCGCCCGCGAACGCTCCGTCGGCCCAGCACTCGACGCTGTGGGCGTATCCGCGCTCGTGGAGCCCGACGTACGCCTCGGCGATGTCCTCCGAGATCCAGGTCTCGTCGTGGTCCGCCCGAGGGGCGGCGCAGGCGCGGACGGTGCCCTCGAAGTCGCGATCCACGACGACCTCGAAGCGCCCCTGGCGGACGGTCTTGGCGAGCGTCTTGGGGACGTGAAAGGCGTCCAGCGGCAGGACAGCCCGCGGGTCCGGCGCGTACCACCCGATCTCGCCGTTGGGGTCCGCCATCGGAAACACGCCGATGCGGTAGGCGCCGAGCAGGAGGTCCGGTGTGAGCACAGGGAAGGGACGAGCGGGGGCGGCCGGATGACGTTCCGTCCGCGGAGCCGGCCACCGCCGCTCAGCTCAGCAGCAGCGGCAGGGCCATCACGGCGATGCCCAGGAGCATCATGACCAGCTGGCCGACCGCCTTGGTGGCGGGGTAGCTGTGACGGCGGTTCAGTTCGGGGATGAGGTCGCTCCCGGCGATGTAGAGGAACGCGCCCGCCGTGATCGGCAGCAGCACGTCCGACAGGCCGTCGACGCGGCTGCCGAGCACGAGCACGAGGACCGCGCCGACGAGCCCGCCGAGGCCGGCGATGAAGTTGTACAACAGCGCCTTCTTGGGTGAGTAGCCGCCATACACCAGCACGCCGAAGTTGCCGATCTCCTGCGGGATCTCGTGGAGCATCACCGCCAGCGTGGTCACCACGCCGGTCTGGATGGAGACCATGTAGGCGGCCGCCACGATGGCGCCGTCGATCAGGTTGTGGGCCACGCTCCCGACGAGGTTGACGAGCGCGAACGGCGCCCCGGCGTCCAGGCCGTGGTGGTGGCCGTGGTGGACGTGCCCGGTCGCCCCCTCCAGCGCCTCCGGCGCGCCGTGCTGGTGGCGCCAGTGGAGAAACTTCTCCAGCACGAAGAAGGCCACGACCCCGGTCAGCACGAGCAGGCCCGTCGCGGGGCCGCCGCCGAGCGCCTCGTAGCTCTCCGGAATCAGGTGGAGGAGCGCCCCGCCCAGCATCGCGCCGACCGCGAAGGCGACCAGCAGGAAGATGGTCCGCTCCAGACGGGCCTTCCCGAGCGAGAGCGTGAACACGCCCGCCAGCGAGACCAGCGAGATCGCGAGGACGGAGAGCAGGGCGGCGGCCGAGGGGTTCACGAGCAATCGGTGCAGAGCCAGCGGACGCGGCGCCGTCGGTCAGGCTTACTGATAGCCCTTGCCTTCTGCTTCCGCCTTCCGGACGGCCTCCTCGTCCAGGGTCACGGTGGGCTTGTCGACGCCGAGCGAGCCCACGTCCTCGACGCGGTTCATCTCGGGCGCCTGCTCCTCGGAGAGGTCGTCGTCGCTGTTGGGCTGGTTGCCCATGCCCGACTTGTCTTGCGCGTAGTCGGGGCGCTCGTCGCGGAGGTGGAGCGGGTCGTCTTTGGTAGAGAGGTCGGCCATGGCGTCAGGCAGAAGAGAAGGGCCGGGTGTACGGCGGTCACCGCGGCGGGGTCCGGTGCGAGCGAACTCCGCCGCCTCGGTGCCGGGATGGTCGGTGCCGGGATGGAGAGACCAGGGAGGCCTCCGCCTCTCCTCAGGTTGCGAACGCGAGCGGGTAGTCTGCCTCGACGTCGCCGCGGGCGATGGCCTTGAGGCGGCGGCCGAGGAACTTGCGGCGCAACGGCGAGAGGTAGTCCAGGTAGAGGACGCCGTCGAGGTGGTCGGCCTCATGCTGGATGACGCGCGCCAGCGGGCCGTCGACGGGCCACTCGTGCGACACGAAGTGGCGGTCGAGGAACCGGATCGTCAGGGCGTCGGGCCGCCAGACCGTCTCGCGGAGGTCCGGGATCGAGAGGCAGCCCTCCTCGACCTCGACCTCCGGGCCGTCCTCGTCGAGCACGATCTCGGGATTGATGAACACGAGCGGGCCGGTCGCATAGTCTGGCACGTTCCCCTCCTCGTCCGCCAGGTCGTCCGCGTAGGTCGTCAGGTCGGCGACGAAGAGGCGAAGCGAGTGGCCCACCTGCGGAGCGGCGAGGCCGGCTCCATGCGCCACGCCCATCGTCTCGATCATGTCGTCGATGAGCGTCTGGAGGTCGGGACTGTCGGCCTCGATCTCAGCGGCGCGCTGGCGGAGGATCGGCTGGCCGTAGGCGTAGATCGGGAGGACCATCAGGGGTGCGGGGCGGGGACGGCAGGATAGCCGGAAGCGCACGTCGCGTTCCCTCGGCTGCCCCCTTTCAGCACCCGTTTCACCCGGCCTGCTCGTCGAGCCAGTCCTGGAGGATGACGCAGGCCGCCGCGGCGTCGATGGTGCCCTTCTCGCGTCGGCGCTTCCTGGAGACTCCGGCGGCGACGAGGTCGTCCACCGCGCGGCGCGACGAGTCGCGCTCGTCCTGGAGCACGACCTCGGCGTCCGGGGCGGCCTTCTTGAGCCGCCCGAGGAACGGGCGCACGCGGTCGACGGCGGCCCCCTCTCCACCGTCGTCGGCCAGCGGCCAGCCGACGACCAGCACGCCCACGCCCTCGTCAGTCACGAGGCGGGCCAGCTCGCGCAGCGCCTCGCCCGGCGGGAACGTGCCGAGCGGGCGCGCGAAGAGTCGAAGCGGGTCAGCGAGCGCGATGCCGACGCGGCGGTCGCCGTAGTCGACCCCGGCGACGCGGGGCTGGGAGGTCATGCGCGCAAGCTAGCCGCCGTGGCGTCAGGCCGCCTTCGCCCGGTACTCGGGGTGGTCGGCGCTCCCCTCGGGAATCGCGTAGCCGAGTTCCTCCAGGGGCTCCTGCAGCGTCTCGCGAAGGCGCTTGCCGGGCTTGAAGTGCGTCTTGCGCCGAGCCGGGATGAAGACCGTCTGGTTGGTCTTCGGGTTGCGAGCCTTCGGCTTGGCCTTGGTCTTCTTGACCTCGAAGACCCCGAAATCACGAAGCTCGATGCGGACCTCGGGGTCCGCAGAAGCCATCATGTCCCGGATCGCTTCGATGGTGGCCTGCACCCAGGGCTCGCACTTGTAAAGGGGCTCTCCGGTCGCGGCGGCCACCTCGCGGGCGACATCCTTCTTGGTGAGCGTGGGCGTACGGGAGGTGTTGGATTCCATCGTGGTGGGAGTGAATCGCGAGCGAAGCGCACATATCGTGCGAGGATTGCGAGACCGAGGACGTCCCAGAGGACCTCCCTGGCTGTAAAGGCCACCGAATAACAGCCTTACCCCGCCCAAACTACGACCGCCGCCACCTGCGTATCCGGCAAGACGAACATTCACCCGCTCCTCGGGCTTCCCCCCAAAGCCTTTTGCACATACCCCCTAGACGCTACTCCTCGCGGTACACCCCGAAGATGCCGTCGAGCCGGTTGAGCCGCTTCGTGATGCGCCGCAGTTGCTTCACGTCGCTGACGTACAGGACGATGGTACCCTCGAACATGCCGTCCTCCGACGTGACCGTGATCGAGCGGATGTTGGTCTTCAGGCTCTTCGAGATCACGGCCGTCATATCGCTCACCATGCCGACGCGGTCCTCCCCCACCACGCGCAGCGTCGACGAGAACTGGACGTCCTTCTGACGGCTCCACTCGACCGGGATGACGCGCTCGGCATGGTCCGAAAAGAGGTGGTTGGCGTTCTTGCACGCCTTCCGGTGGATCTTGACGACGCCCGTCTTGGAGAGGAAGCCGAACACGTCGTCGCCAGGGATGGGGCCGCAGCAGGTGGCGTACTCGACGGCCAGGTCGGTATGCCGCTCGCCCTCGATGACGAGGGCCGTCCGCCCTCCGCTCCGCTCGCGGGCATCCTCCCGGAAGTCGACGGCGTCGACTTCGAGGAGCGCGGGCGAGACGCCCGGCGGCGGGGCGTCCGGAGCCTCGGCCTGGAGGCCGTGCTTGAGCGCGGTGACGAACTCGGCCGGGTCGTACTGGCCGGTCCCGATCTCGTAGAACAACTGCTGGGCGGACGCGAACCGGAGCCCGGTCGCCCACTTGTTGATGACCTGCTCGTCGGGCTTCAGCTTGGCACGGGCGAGCTTCTTGTCGAGCAGTTCGCGACCGTGCGCGACCGCCTTCCGGCGCCGCTCATTGACCCAGTGCTTGATGCGCGACTGGGCCTTGTGGGTGACCACGAAGCTGGCCCAGTCCGGGTTGGGCGTCTGGCGCTTCGAGGTCAGGATCTCTACCTGCTCCCCCGACTGGAGCCGGTACGAGAGCGGTACCATCTTGCCGTCGGCCTTGGCGCCGATGCAGTGGAAGCCGACCTCCGAATGGATCTGGAAGGCGAAGTCGACCGGCGTGGCACCGCGCGGGAGGGTGACGAGGTCGCCGCCGGGGGTGAAGACGTAGATCTCCTCGTCGTAGAGGTTGAGCTGGAACTGGCGGACGAACTCGCCCGCGTCGTCGGGCGTGGGGTTCTCCAGCAGGTCGCGGACCCAGGCGTACATCTCGTCGATGCGCGCCTCGCTGGCGCCGGCGGTGGCGCTCTCGGGCGCGGCGCCGTCGCCGCCGGTGGCGCCCTCCTTGTACTTCCAGTGCGCCGCGACTCCGCGTTCCGCGATCTCGTGCATCTCCGCCGTCCGGATCTGGATCTCAACGGCCCGGCCTTCGGGACCGATCACGGTCGTGTGGAGGCTCTGGTAGCCGTTCGACTTGGGCACCGAGATGAAGTCCCGGAAGCGCGCAGCCAGCGGCGGGTAGCGAGCCGTCAGCGCCGAGTAGACGCGCCAGCAGTCCTCGCGCCCCTGCTTGCCGGTCGTGTGGAGGATGACGCGGATCGCGAACAGGTCGTAGACCTCGTCCAGTTCCACGTTCTGCCGCCGCATCTTGTTGTAGATGGACGTGAAGCTCTTGGGGCGCCCGTAGATGTGGAAGTCGAACCCCTCGGCCTCAAGCTCGGTGCGGAGGGGGTCGATGAAGCGCTCGATGTAGCGCTCGCGCTGGCGGCGCTTGGCGTTGAGGCCGTCGGCGATCTCGCGGTAGGCCTCCGGCTGGAGATACTTCAGCGACAGGTCCTCCAGCTCCGTCTTGACCTCGTGGAGGCCGAAGCGGTGGGCGAGCGGCGCGAACAGCTCCTGCGTCTCGGCGGCGATGCGGAGTTGCTTCTCAGGGGGCATGGCCCCCAGCGTCCGCATGTTGTGGAGGCGGTCGGCGAACTTGACCAGGATGACGCGCACGTCCGACGCCATCGACAGCATCAGCTTGCGGACGTTCTCGGCGCGGCCGAGGGCGCGGTTCTCGAACACGCTCCCGATCTTGGTGACGCCATCGGTGATGCGCGCGACTTCGGTTCCGAACTCGCTCTCCAGCAGGTCCAGGGACAGGTCGGTGTCCTCCACGGTGTCGTGGAGCAGGGCCGCGGCGACGGTCACGTCGTCCATGCGGATGTCCTTGGCCGCGATGAGCGCGACCTCCAGCGGGTGCGAGATGTAGAGTTCTCCGGAGGCGCGGCGGTCGTCGCGATGGGCCCAGTAGGCGACGCGAAAGGCCCGGCGGATCAGGTCCTCGTCTACGCGAGGCAGGTTGCGCTCGCAGTGCTCCAGGAGCACGCGCAGGCGGCGCTCGTACTCGGGCGCGACGACGAGCACGTCGAGGTGGCGGTGGAGGTCGGCGGAGGCGGAGATCATGGCGAGCCGGGCGTCCCGCAAGAACGCGCGAGCCGCGTCCGTCGGGCCCGGAAGGTAGGAAGACTCTGGGACCTCAGTCCTCCGGAGTCCCCTCTCTGCCCGCCTGGCACTCGCGC
It encodes:
- the pfkA gene encoding 6-phosphofructokinase, producing MDLKRIGVFTSGGDSPGMNACIRASVRCALAEGLEVYGIKRGYAGMIDGDFVEMDKQSVSNILQMGGTILKSARSDRFRTPEGRAEAAAKLREVGIDALIAIGGDGTLQGATHLAHEHGIAVVGCPGTIDNDLFGTDETIGFDTALNTALDSIDKIRDTADAHDRLFLVEVMGRDTGFIALACGIGGGAELVLIPEMMTDVVAIKDRILSLMASQSRSSIVVVAEGDELGGAHMIRQALAQDPAFDRIDTRVSVLGHIQRGGSPTARDRVLASRLGAAAVEALMEGHDGVMVGIVNNDLKLTPMRNVWSRKKDVDYDLLQLTELLS
- a CDS encoding N-acetylmuramoyl-L-alanine amidase-like domain-containing protein: MLRLVLALSLSALGASCGQQAAEPDARPTTVADAEVLPAAPPASNAAPLSDADLPADTTEAADPETMAVFRRILNDAAAQGVAARPYGEIVQWVGEQLLGQPYVAGMLDAPESETLVVDLTAFDCVLYIENVLSLSRMIALGETDYQAYADGVRTLRYRDGDLDGYCSRLHYFSDWIRDNARRGTLDNITAAIGGEAFEKRLTFMGEHRDAYPRMASDSTYACILDMEASLAGAELFYIPQNRIAGAYDGMQAGDIIATATRIGGLDVTHTGFVHKTAAHTGFMHASLSSDEVKISDDLASYVQGISSQIGVVVVRPLDPRQEG
- the aat gene encoding leucyl/phenylalanyl-tRNA--protein transferase, which codes for MLTPDLLLGAYRIGVFPMADPNGEIGWYAPDPRAVLPLDAFHVPKTLAKTVRQGRFEVVVDRDFEGTVRACAAPRADHDETWISEDIAEAYVGLHERGYAHSVECWADGAFAGGLYGVALNGAFFGESMVTRVRDASKVALVHLVERLRAGGFVLLDTQMSTGHLARFGVVEIPRSAFERRLAVAMTTAADWHAIDRRVEKEIRRG
- a CDS encoding ZIP family metal transporter; the encoded protein is MNPSAAALLSVLAISLVSLAGVFTLSLGKARLERTIFLLVAFAVGAMLGGALLHLIPESYEALGGGPATGLLVLTGVVAFFVLEKFLHWRHQHGAPEALEGATGHVHHGHHHGLDAGAPFALVNLVGSVAHNLIDGAIVAAAYMVSIQTGVVTTLAVMLHEIPQEIGNFGVLVYGGYSPKKALLYNFIAGLGGLVGAVLVLVLGSRVDGLSDVLLPITAGAFLYIAGSDLIPELNRRHSYPATKAVGQLVMMLLGIAVMALPLLLS
- the def gene encoding peptide deformylase, which encodes MVLPIYAYGQPILRQRAAEIEADSPDLQTLIDDMIETMGVAHGAGLAAPQVGHSLRLFVADLTTYADDLADEEGNVPDYATGPLVFINPEIVLDEDGPEVEVEEGCLSIPDLRETVWRPDALTIRFLDRHFVSHEWPVDGPLARVIQHEADHLDGVLYLDYLSPLRRKFLGRRLKAIARGDVEADYPLAFAT
- the ruvX gene encoding Holliday junction resolvase RuvX, with amino-acid sequence MTSQPRVAGVDYGDRRVGIALADPLRLFARPLGTFPPGEALRELARLVTDEGVGVLVVGWPLADDGGEGAAVDRVRPFLGRLKKAAPDAEVVLQDERDSSRRAVDDLVAAGVSRKRRREKGTIDAAAACVILQDWLDEQAG
- a CDS encoding HU family DNA-binding protein, with translation MESNTSRTPTLTKKDVAREVAAATGEPLYKCEPWVQATIEAIRDMMASADPEVRIELRDFGVFEVKKTKAKPKARNPKTNQTVFIPARRKTHFKPGKRLRETLQEPLEELGYAIPEGSADHPEYRAKAA
- a CDS encoding bifunctional (p)ppGpp synthetase/guanosine-3',5'-bis(diphosphate) 3'-pyrophosphohydrolase; translated protein: MISASADLHRHLDVLVVAPEYERRLRVLLEHCERNLPRVDEDLIRRAFRVAYWAHRDDRRASGELYISHPLEVALIAAKDIRMDDVTVAAALLHDTVEDTDLSLDLLESEFGTEVARITDGVTKIGSVFENRALGRAENVRKLMLSMASDVRVILVKFADRLHNMRTLGAMPPEKQLRIAAETQELFAPLAHRFGLHEVKTELEDLSLKYLQPEAYREIADGLNAKRRQRERYIERFIDPLRTELEAEGFDFHIYGRPKSFTSIYNKMRRQNVELDEVYDLFAIRVILHTTGKQGREDCWRVYSALTARYPPLAARFRDFISVPKSNGYQSLHTTVIGPEGRAVEIQIRTAEMHEIAERGVAAHWKYKEGATGGDGAAPESATAGASEARIDEMYAWVRDLLENPTPDDAGEFVRQFQLNLYDEEIYVFTPGGDLVTLPRGATPVDFAFQIHSEVGFHCIGAKADGKMVPLSYRLQSGEQVEILTSKRQTPNPDWASFVVTHKAQSRIKHWVNERRRKAVAHGRELLDKKLARAKLKPDEQVINKWATGLRFASAQQLFYEIGTGQYDPAEFVTALKHGLQAEAPDAPPPGVSPALLEVDAVDFREDARERSGGRTALVIEGERHTDLAVEYATCCGPIPGDDVFGFLSKTGVVKIHRKACKNANHLFSDHAERVIPVEWSRQKDVQFSSTLRVVGEDRVGMVSDMTAVISKSLKTNIRSITVTSEDGMFEGTIVLYVSDVKQLRRITKRLNRLDGIFGVYREE